The genomic window ATTCATCTTTTgcttctttcttccttgtGAGCAAAGGAATACAACATTGATCTCAATGCCGGTACCAAATCGCGTGCCAGACTCACAGCCAAGGTAAATCTCTCTTTTAAACTATGGAAGATCAGCCTGAAGTTTGTGAGTAGTAGCGAGACAGGAGATGAGCCGCCTCTCAGTATTGTCGAGCCAGGTGAGCTTTGAAGTCCAGCCTCGCTTTCTGTCACTGATATGGGTATTTACAGACCTGGAGAAGTACGTCTATGCATTTTACCCACGTTATCACAAGTCTAACGTTTGACTGTCAGTTGTTTTCGTATTCTCATCGCCACAGACAACCATATAGGATATGCGGAAAAAGATCCGGTCCGAGGACAAGACTCTATCAATACCTTTCGGGAAATATTGGAGCTGGCAAGAGATCATGAAGTCGATTTCATTCTCCTTGCAGGTGACTTGTTCCATGAGAACAGACCAAGCCGAACATGTATGCACCAGACCATAGCACTACTAAGAGAGTTCACTTTGGGTGACAAGCCAATTGAAGTAAGTAAATTAAAAGTAGTTGCGTTATCATGTAGCTCATCTTTATAGTTTGAGCTTTTGAGTGACCCCATGGATGGATCTACTCCTGGTTTCTCGTGAGTGTTCCCGCAGAGACCCCATCGCGGCTGACGAAAATAGTTTTCCGGCTGTCAACTACGAAGATCCAAATATTAACATTGCCATTCCCGTCTTTTCAATCCATGGTAATCATGACGATCCTCAAGGCACTGGTCCTGTATGTTTAGCGTTGCCCTTTTGCCACTGGCACGTCTGATGGTCACAATAGGAGGGTGCACTATGTGCATTGGATGTTCTTTCCGTTTCTGGAGTCCTTAATTACTTCGGAAAGTCTGATCTTGTCGCTGACGAAAGTGCCGCCGACAACTCAGAAAAAGGTATTCAGATTCGACCTGTTCTTCTGCGAAAAGGTACAACTCATGTGGCGCTGTATGGTTGTGGTAACATCAGAGATCAACGAATGTATCAGGAACTACGAGCAAACAAAGTCAAGATGTTTATGCCGACAGGAGGTGATGTGCCCGAAAGCGAATGGTTTAACATTCTTCTTGTACATCAAAATCGGCGAGTTGATAACTTCACCTTGAAATAAATGCAAAATCATAGTGCTGACACTATTGTTTTCGCGCAGCGTCCGGCATGGCCCGCAGAATTACGTCCCCGAGAACATGTTTGACGATTCTATGCGACTTGTAATATGGGGCCATGAGCACGATTGTAGGATTACTCCTGAGAGCGTCGCCGACAAAAGCTATTTCATAACGCAGCCTGGAAGTTCGGTGGCCACCAGTTTAGCGCCAGGAGAAGCAATACCCAAGTATACAAATGTCGTTTATTTTCTGAACCGATGGCGAATGCTGATGCTCTACCTAGGCATGTTGGGCTTTTATCCATTCAAGGATCCCAATTTCAACTTGAGGAATTACCTCTCAAAACGGTAAGGCCGTTCGAGTTGGACGAGGTTGTGTTATCGTATGCTGCGGAACAAGGAGTTGTAGATTTGAATGATAGAGATAGTATCACTTCTTTCCTTCGGGAACAAGTGAGTAATATAAGATGTTTGGCATTCGCGTAATCTTTTTACTGATTGCCACTTCGTAGGTTGAAGCTTTGATTCTGCAGGCTAAGAAAAActggaaggagaggaaCAACGGCAGCACCAAAAACATGATGCTTCCTCTCATCAGACTGAAGGTGAGTATCGTAGTGGTATCACAGTGGTGATTATTATTTGAGCCCACTCTCATGCTCCTAAACTGCAGGTCGAAACAACAGATGCCAAAGAAATGGTTAATCCGGTCAGATTTGGTCAAGAATATGTCAACCGCGTTGCCAATCCTCGAGATATCTTGCAGTACTACCGTAAGAAAAAGAGTGAGCGAAGTGAGTACTCAGTATCTTCGGTTTTAGAGACACCTTGTTGACGCGATGCAGAGCTCAAGAACAATCCTGACATGCCGGATATCGACAATGATGAGTGGGAGGAAGATCCCGAGTCTTTGACTGCCGATGAACGACTCTCAAAACTCCGTATGGCAACACTTGTCAAGCAATATCTCCAGGCGCAGAGCTTGGATGTGCTGGTGGAGAACGGGATGGAAGAAGCTGTCATGCGCTTTGTGGATAAGGATGATAAGGATGCTATCAAAGAGTGAGGTGTTCTTTTCCTATGTATTACACCTGTTTTGACAAACGGACATTAGCTTTGTGGCCGACACTCTTGGAATGGTGGGGAGAaaaatgaaggagaaggaggttAAAGAGGATGACGTCGATCTTGCGGTGAGTGTCTCCCATTTTCATTGTGCCGTTTGCTTGGCTGATTGGGTAATATTCGATGGGCAGATGGCCGAGGCAAAGGAGAAGTGAGTCTTGACCCCCTACAAATTTGAGTTCTCAAGGAATCAATCAGCTAATAGTAATGGCTTCTAGGGAGTACAACAGGTATGCTGACAGCAACCCGATACCTGCTCAAGTATGTACAATGACTGTCACTTTCGGTGATTATGCTGATACCATAATAAAAGGATATCAAAGGGAAGAATAAGCAGCGGGATTCAGATGTGGATAGTATGAGTAAGCGACCTGCCATGATTGAGGTTCTATTATGCTTACTGTAAATTGATGCAGTGGCAAGCGATGATATGGATCTGGACGAGATGCCGACTCAACAGCGAGCTCCGGGGAGACGTGCAACGGCGAAGCAGCCAGTTAAGTCAGCGAAAGGCAAGAGCAAGCAGCCTCTGGTGAGACCTACTATAGTGCATTATCAGCGTAGCATCGCTGACCGATAACCGTCTCAGTTTGATGACGCctcagaagaagaaggaaaggaagatgaagaagatgaggaagaggaagaagaagaagaaccGGTCCCTAAAAGAGGCCGAGGACGTGCAGCAGCGGCTTCAACCAAGAAAGTACCGAAGAAAGCACCTGTGAGGACGCCAGCTAAGTCGACGACAAAGACACCGGCTAGAAGAGGTCCCACAGCTAGTCAGTCCTCAACAGGGAGAGGAATAACGCAATCACAATTGACGTGAGCGTTTTGCTTTTTGAAATTTGTGAAAGAAGCCACTGACTTAAGCGACATAGATTTTCAAGATCTGGTGCAGGCAAGGCAGCAGCAGTGCCGATCGAATTGTCATCAGACGAGGATTAAAGGTAAATGAGGGAATCTGCGAAACATGGACATGTAATTAATTCTTCAGCGTCAGTGAATTCGGATATGAGCGAGATTTTGACCGCTGCATTTCGGTATCCCATGCATCACCTAATCTGTACAAACTTTTGCTATTGCTTTTCACTTCTGACTATCTTTTACACACATGCCCCATGGCAACTCCATTACAACCCAAAACGAAAACAAAAGAACATTTTACTCGTTGGCGACCTGGAGGACGACTCGTCCGGCAATCTTGCCTTCTTCAAGACCCTCATAGACGCTGTAGAGCCAATCAGCAGGCGGCCTTAGAAATCGCAGATAATCATCTGACTTACGTCTTAAGGTCAGCAAGAGGCTTCTGCTCAAAAATGACCTTGACCTTTCCATCCTCAACAAGCTGGAGGGCTTCGATGGCGTCCTGCCTATTACCAACGTAAGAACCTTGAATTCGGATGCTCTTAAAGACAGTCCAGAAGACGTTGGCACCCATCTCGGCATTGGGGAGACCGACAGCGACCAAAGTACCGGAAGGCTTGAGGTAGTCGATAGCCTGAGTATAGCCAGCCTTATGGGAAGCAGTCACAACAGCAGCGGCCGGACCTTCACCCCCAGTGGCAGCCTTGACGTCCGCAACGAGGTCTTTGGTGGTCTTGAAGTCCACCCAAGCATCGGCACCGAGAGACTTGACGAGCTTTTCCTTGGCAGCCCCAGTGTCGATGGCGACGACCTTGAGACCCATAGCCTTGGCATACTGGACAGCAAGGTGACCAAGACCACCACCAGCACCGGGAAGGGCAACCCAATCACCGACCTTTGTGTTGGAGACCTTGAGAGCCTTGTAGGAGGTGACACCAGCACAAAGAATAGAGGCAGCACCAGCAGAGTCAAGGGAAGGAGGGATGGGAGTGACGTGGTTGACAAAAGAAACTACGTATTCGCCGAAGGTACCATTGATGGTGTAGCCAGAGAGCTCCGCGTGGTCACAGTCTGGACCATAAGATCAGTTTCTTGAGTAAATCCGGATACATGGGAGTTACTTACTCATCTCGAAGCCTCGTCGGCAAGGCTCACAAGTGAGACAAGAATTGGCAAGCCACTTTATACCGACTCGGTCACCGAGCTTGACGGGGGAGTTGACAGTGTTGGCGCCGATGGCAACAATGTGACCGACACCTTGCATTACGAGTCAGTGATTTGCCCCAGAAAGAATTGATCGGCAAGAGGAGCTAACCTTCGTGACCACCGATTAAAGGGTTCACTGGAGGAACAGGCCAGTCACCCTGCTTGGCGTGCAAATCTGTGTGACAGACACCGGTGTGGCTGATCTTGACTAGACATTGTCCCGGCTTGAGCTCGTCAGCTTGAACGACTTTGGCCTGATTGTCGATTTTGATGGCTGCGCCGACGGAGGGGACGACGGCAACAGTCTGGGTCTTTGGGATAGAAACACCTTGAAGAGTGGTCATACTGAAAGTTGTGGTTGGAGTTTGGGCCTAAGTGATGCCTAAGAGCTCAGGCGCGAAGTGCCGGAGTGTATTTGTAGCGGACGCTTGTGTTAATGAGGGGAAGAACATTCCAGATGGAGGTCGCGGTTATATACCTTGAAGATGCAACAAAAGTGTGAACTTGCCATTCACATCGCTCTGGATGCATAGCCGGATAATGAGCCGGTAACGGGTAACTGTGGACAACGGAAGTCATGTGAATGCCTCCGGGGGATCTTATACACCGGGGATGCAGCGATGGGAGCTAGTGCAGCGACGAGAAGTAGATCGCAGATAACAAACTGTCGCTCGCTGTTTTTGCGCGACCGTTGTAAGCTAATCTCTGATTTGACGCCTTAATCAAAGTTTCCTATCGGCTTCGGCCAGTTTTGGAGCCGGTGGCCGCCGGTTATACCACCATCTGACGTAAACCTCAACCTCCCACATTCCACACCTGCCTCGTAAGCAAGTACATGCATGTTCTATTTAAAAATGCATCACTATGTTCATCAAGCAACCTCTTTTGGTAGCAAGGATATTCAAGTCCATGCAATAGGCTAGAAATCAAAGCGGGCTTGAGGGAGTTCGATAAAACCGAAAGATAGGCGGTTATTATCAGTTAAGCGGAGACGCGTCCGATCAAATGCACGACCCGCTTATTTTACCCTTCCTCGCTTTCTTCTTTGATCTCGCATGTCTTGTCTGCGACCGGTAAAAAGGTTAACGACAAGTAGAACTGATAAAATTAATCCGATGTATAGTCCCTCAATAACCTAATACTTACAGAAACTCGAGCACCGAGCTAGAGGCAACGATAGATTATTTCCTCATGCTGCTATCCCAATGCCGAATCGCCGAGAGCGTCTGCAGATTTCCGCACTGTCTTCTCTCCTGTTTCATCATACGATTTCGACACACCGGCTATTCAAACCCAGATACTGTATGTAAGAGTAGTAGTGGCAGATGGTGTGCTTTTATGACATATTATATAATATCCCCATAAGCTAGCTATGCGGATGGATAGTTGCCGCGACCGGTGGATGACTGATGAATGAGTTGACATTGTGCGTGGTCATATTTGTTATTAACTAGTAATATATACTTGGAACTGAACTCACAGCCAGAATCGCATACCCCTAGGCTCTGCGTTGAAGGACGGTTTCAGTATCAATTGTTACTGATACTACTACTGATATTCCTGTAGATTTCGATCTGTACCATGCGCAGTTGTCAAAGCTGGATTGATGGCGTGGGGCTGATGAGCCCGGTCCAGTTTTATTGGAGCGGCTAAGATAAGAGCCTCTAACACCGATCAATCTCCGAAGTACGTGATCAGTTGCATCAAAAGATGGTCAGGTTACTCTTCGTCATGGCATGAATAAGTGTATGTTGCATGTTATCCCTGTCGTGAACTGACTCGTAATATGTCAGAATGTTAGAGAGcgggaagggaagggagagTAAAGACAGGAGACCTGTGATCAATGAAGGCCGACAACAACCTAATTATCACTATATCGCCTATTAGAAATGCCGTTCAGATCTCACCTTATTATTAAAAGTGGATGAAAAGGAGTCCAACTTTCTACCTTACCTTTTCTACTTACCTCTTCACCATTACTACACCATTTCACGCACATACTCCCGCATCCTTACTCCTCCCCCCAGAAACATTTGTGCGGAATATCATGTCCTAACTACTAAGAAAACAACATCAGGATTGCAAGTAACTTTGGCGTCCGTGCTATTTTCAACCCCCGAGCGAAGAAACCTACATGAAAAAGATCTTGCAATAAACAGGACAGATCCGAAATTACTTACCTCTAAAACCTGTATACATACAATTTTATTATTCTACCGTTTCTTTTCTCCTGAGGCTTTTTCCAGTTTTGATCGGCATACAAGTCAGATATAGCGTTGATTACAGCACTACGCCCCTACTGGCACACTTAAATGTTATACGTCACAAATATCAGAAGATGGACGGACCTTCTGCGCATACAAGAGACCTATCCGATATCACTTTTGGCCTTGAGTTTAGATGAGAGGGCATAATACTGCTCGAAATGTTGTATGTGGGCTCGGCTATCCGCAAAGTACATATGAATATCATTACTGCAAAAGATTGACTCATAACTGTTTTCACATGTGGTACGTAAGCAACATAAGGCAGCTCTGCAGTGTTATCGTATTTACATATGACTCCTGTGGCTAGCGTCACGACTGACGACCACGGTTGAAAGATTATTGATGATAAATAGGAAAAGGACCGACAAAAGGGGAACAAAACGAATTAGCGAGACCACCGGCGCTGTTGACAGACGGTGGCCGGTGACAACTGCATATCTGCGGCGTAGTGGATGATAGTATAGGAGATAGAAGATAGAAGCTTCATCTTTCATTACCAATGCGTCTGTAACGAAAGGGATTTGAAAACTTCAGAATCGTTCTAGACATAGATTATCTTTCCCATTTTATTCAACAGATCACAGATCAAGAAGACGAAAAACGGAAAGGGATTAATTCAGTATAATAAAAaggatggaggaggatgatgagaaaACAGATTTCCGTTGGGATTCAGCCTAACGGGCCAGAGCCCAAATCGTATACCTCACGACTAACTCACCAACACTCATCTGCGCGTGTGACTCATGAAACAAAGTATGCAATCTGTTTAGAAGGGACTTATGTTACATCCTGCACCGCACAACTACAAACAGCTGTCACGTCAGGATATTTTAGGAAATATGGGGAAAGCTTTAGATGTCGACGCGTATGTCTAGCATATAAAACATAGTAGCTTAATACCCTCGCTCTAAAAAATAAATCACGGAGAAAGGGAGATAATCTATCGCAGGGTCCGAGAAACCAGGATGAAAGGGGCGAGATTTACTTTTCCGTTTTCCTTCTCTTATCTCTTATCCTTATCCTCTAATTTTTACCTCTTACCATGCCGTCAAGCATGGAAAACGGTTGTGTCAATGTTCTCCGTTATGCATATATGATTCAGCAAAGTAGATAGTAGTGACGACGAATCGACGATCATGCAATAATGTTGGGCATCTTACTTCATTCGTATAGCATTCGTACCGCCGCTTTCGCGTTCTTCTGCGTAAATAAGCTATAATTAAATAGGGTCGAGCCGAGCCTTTTTCATTTGTTCCCGATCTTTTTTCGGCTTTCATTTCATTTACCGTTCGGACCCCATTTTCTTCCTCAAGCCTCGAGCCCAGAACCTATGCACTCACCAGGGTCCTTATCCCTTATCCTTATCGATCACGCATCTCACAAGGTGCAATTAATCCGTGTGCTAAAAGATCCAGGTAAACGGGTGCAGGGCAAAAACAAAAT from Cryptococcus gattii WM276 chromosome E, complete sequence includes these protein-coding regions:
- a CDS encoding Meiotic DNA double-strand break processing-related protein, putative (Similar to TIGR gene model, INSD accession AAW43863.1), which gives rise to MPVPNRVPDSQPSSETGDEPPLSIVEPDLENCFRILIATDNHIGYAEKDPVRGQDSINTFREILELARDHEVDFILLAGDLFHENRPSRTCMHQTIALLREFTLGDKPIEFELLSDPMDGSTPGFSFPAVNYEDPNINIAIPVFSIHGNHDDPQGTGPEGALCALDVLSVSGVLNYFGKSDLVADESAADNSEKGIQIRPVLLRKGTTHVALYGCGNIRDQRMYQELRANKVKMFMPTGGDVPESEWFNILLVHQNRVRHGPQNYVPENMFDDSMRLVIWGHEHDCRITPESVADKSYFITQPGSSVATSLAPGEAIPKHVGLLSIQGSQFQLEELPLKTVRPFELDEVVLSYAAEQGVVDLNDRDSITSFLREQVEALILQAKKNWKERNNGSTKNMMLPLIRLKVETTDAKEMVNPVRFGQEYVNRVANPRDILQYYRKKKSERKLKNNPDMPDIDNDEWEEDPESLTADERLSKLRMATLVKQYLQAQSLDVLVENGMEEAVMRFVDKDDKDAIKDFVADTLGMVGRKMKEKEVKEDDVDLAMAEAKEKEYNRYADSNPIPAQDIKGKNKQRDSDVDSMMASDDMDLDEMPTQQRAPGRRATAKQPVKSAKGKSKQPLFDDASEEEGKEDEEDEEEEEEEEPVPKRGRGRAAAASTKKVPKKAPVRTPAKSTTKTPARRGPTASQSSTGRGITQSQLTFSRSGAGKAAAVPIELSSDED
- a CDS encoding Mannitol-1-phosphate dehydrogenase, putative (Similar to TIGR gene model, INSD accession AAW44464.1); the encoded protein is MTTLQGVSIPKTQTVAVVPSVGAAIKIDNQAKVVQADELKPGQCLVKISHTGVCHTDLHAKQGDWPVPPVNPLIGGHEGVGHIVAIGANTVNSPVKLGDRVGIKWLANSCLTCEPCRRGFEMNCDHAELSGYTINGTFGEYVVSFVNHVTPIPPSLDSAGAASILCAGVTSYKALKVSNTKVGDWVALPGAGGGLGHLAVQYAKAMGLKVVAIDTGAAKEKLVKSLGADAWVDFKTTKDLVADVKAATGGEGPAAAVVTASHKAGYTQAIDYLKPSGTLVAVGLPNAEMGANVFWTVFKSIRIQGSYVGNRQDAIEALQLVEDGKVKVIFEQKPLADLKTVYEGLEEGKIAGRVVLQVANE